One Actinosynnema pretiosum DNA segment encodes these proteins:
- a CDS encoding glycosyltransferase family 4 protein translates to MRMPDRFDVTVMLDYYAPYVSGLTEAARLTAEGLAGRGWKVAVVCARHDRSLPSHEVINGVHVFRAPVMAHISRGFIAPHLPLLASRLAARSDLLHVHLPNPEAAFVAALRRKTPMVVTYHIDTFLPDSPINRFGMRAVDTSCAVAIRQADLVITNTEDQARDSRIWSVIKRRPLRPIPSPCVDRSGGEPTMRDGDGLHIGFMGRITVDKGIEYLIRAFRGIDDPDARLLIAGDYTTVAGGSNIEQLRAEAGTDSRIRFTGLLRGDRVRDFYASIDVFSLPSISESFGIVQVEAMMAGKPSVTTNLPGANHPVQATGFGRLVEPRDPVALREALLEMAALPAEDRQVGQEAAIKLFGGETFLDAHEEAYRAVLNGARS, encoded by the coding sequence ATGCGGATGCCCGACAGGTTCGACGTCACGGTGATGTTGGACTACTACGCGCCCTACGTCTCCGGCCTCACCGAGGCCGCCCGCCTGACCGCCGAGGGCCTGGCCGGTCGCGGCTGGAAGGTCGCCGTGGTCTGCGCCCGGCACGACCGCTCGCTGCCGTCCCACGAGGTCATCAACGGCGTGCACGTCTTCCGCGCCCCGGTCATGGCCCACATCAGCCGGGGTTTCATCGCCCCGCACCTGCCGCTGCTCGCCTCGCGCCTGGCGGCCCGCTCCGACCTGCTCCACGTGCACCTGCCCAACCCCGAGGCCGCGTTCGTCGCCGCGCTGCGCCGCAAGACCCCGATGGTGGTGACCTACCACATCGACACCTTCCTGCCGGACAGCCCGATCAACCGGTTCGGGATGCGCGCGGTCGACACCTCCTGCGCGGTCGCCATCCGCCAGGCCGACCTCGTCATCACCAACACCGAGGACCAGGCCCGCGACTCCCGCATCTGGTCGGTGATCAAGCGCCGCCCGCTGCGCCCGATCCCGTCGCCGTGCGTGGACCGCAGCGGCGGCGAGCCGACCATGCGCGACGGCGACGGCCTGCACATCGGCTTCATGGGCCGCATCACCGTGGACAAGGGCATCGAGTACCTGATCCGCGCGTTCCGGGGCATCGACGACCCGGACGCCCGGCTGCTGATCGCGGGCGACTACACGACCGTCGCGGGCGGCAGCAACATCGAGCAGCTGCGCGCCGAGGCCGGGACCGACTCCCGCATCCGCTTCACCGGGCTGCTGCGCGGCGACCGGGTGCGTGACTTCTACGCCTCGATCGACGTCTTCTCGCTGCCCTCGATCTCCGAGTCCTTCGGCATCGTGCAGGTGGAGGCGATGATGGCGGGCAAGCCGTCGGTCACCACCAACCTGCCCGGCGCCAACCACCCGGTGCAGGCCACCGGCTTCGGCCGCCTGGTGGAGCCGCGCGACCCGGTGGCGCTGCGCGAGGCCCTGCTGGAGATGGCGGCACTGCCCGCCGAGGACCGGCAGGTCGGGCAGGAGGCCGCGATCAAGCTGTTCGGCGGGGAGACCTTCCTCGACGCGCACGAGGAGGCCTACCGGGCCGTCCTGAACGGGGCGCGGTCATGA
- a CDS encoding glycosyltransferase family 2 protein, with the protein MPSAPHSPTVSVIIPNYNYAKTLRQCLQAVLDQTYPKIEIVVVDDGSTDDSPRIAAEFPCTLVRTANEGPSAARNTGVARSTGEVLFFLDSDIALAPQAVERAVRMLGSDRRLGFVGGIYDKEPLVDDGPVERYKVLHGHFWRVRSSGEARLCNFSLGAMRRETYELAGPLDTGLRATEDVEYGARLSEISTVWIDATILGRHDDDDRLGVLLGKQYRRSVPLVALFADRGRARPKLTDTAYRPGAVAGTGLVLAGLAGAVLWPAAGAVTALAGAALFAVQERRLLKFLGAAAGARQFPLMAGLHLLMNATTGAAALVGAARWATSPSFRRLYANGERA; encoded by the coding sequence ATGCCGTCCGCACCGCACTCCCCGACCGTCTCCGTCATCATCCCCAACTACAACTACGCCAAGACGCTGCGCCAGTGCCTCCAGGCCGTCCTCGACCAGACCTACCCCAAGATCGAGATCGTGGTCGTGGACGACGGCAGCACCGACGACTCCCCGCGCATCGCCGCCGAGTTCCCCTGCACGCTCGTGCGCACCGCCAACGAGGGGCCCTCGGCGGCGCGCAACACCGGCGTGGCGCGCAGCACCGGTGAGGTCCTGTTCTTCCTCGACTCCGACATCGCCCTCGCGCCGCAGGCCGTGGAGCGGGCGGTGCGGATGCTCGGCTCGGACCGCAGGCTCGGCTTCGTCGGCGGCATCTACGACAAGGAACCGCTGGTCGACGACGGTCCCGTCGAGCGGTACAAGGTGCTGCACGGCCACTTCTGGCGGGTGCGCAGCTCCGGCGAGGCGCGGCTGTGCAACTTCTCGCTCGGCGCGATGCGCCGGGAGACCTACGAGCTGGCCGGCCCGCTGGACACCGGCCTGCGGGCCACCGAGGACGTCGAGTACGGCGCCCGGCTGTCCGAGATCTCCACGGTGTGGATCGACGCCACGATCCTGGGCCGCCACGACGACGACGACCGGCTCGGCGTGCTGCTGGGCAAGCAGTACCGCCGGTCGGTGCCGCTGGTCGCGCTGTTCGCCGACCGGGGCAGGGCAAGGCCCAAGCTGACCGACACCGCCTACCGGCCGGGCGCGGTCGCGGGCACCGGACTGGTGCTCGCGGGCCTCGCGGGCGCCGTCCTGTGGCCCGCGGCGGGCGCGGTCACCGCGCTGGCGGGCGCGGCGCTGTTCGCGGTTCAGGAGCGGCGGCTGCTCAAGTTCCTCGGGGCCGCGGCGGGCGCACGGCAGTTCCCGCTGATGGCCGGGCTGCACCTGCTGATGAACGCCACCACCGGCGCCGCCGCGCTGGTCGGCGCGGCCCGCTGGGCGACCTCACCGTCGTTCCGCAGGCTGTACGCGAACGGGGAGCGCGCGTGA
- a CDS encoding UbiA prenyltransferase family protein, whose translation MTTTPVPALTPYRVGGQDLPLPETAVHVVTKVDPPVKRRSRMPAWLALLRPRQWVKNAFVLIAPLAVDPTSVTRQPWLLPAALLAFVAASSSVYVLNDWLDRERDRLHPTKRERPIASGRVGPGLALLLGAACLAVIGAAVVVLPPLAGAAVAAYLVLNLLYCLVLKHHALVDISVVAFGFVLRAAAGCLAVGAPFSPTLIACVYCVCLLLSLGKRRHELAAVASAGDAAVTRPALAGYSVPLLDQLMAVLVGSTLITYFLHLLEAGRPEGALLAVLTLPFAVFALARYLQLVTVGRSGGEPGRDVLRDVPLLVNAGLWLVLLAAGRLF comes from the coding sequence ATGACCACGACTCCCGTTCCCGCGCTCACGCCCTACCGCGTCGGCGGCCAGGACCTGCCCCTGCCCGAGACGGCGGTGCACGTCGTCACCAAGGTCGACCCGCCGGTCAAGCGCCGCTCCCGGATGCCCGCGTGGCTGGCGCTGCTGCGGCCCCGCCAGTGGGTCAAGAACGCCTTCGTCCTGATCGCGCCGCTCGCGGTGGACCCGACCTCGGTCACCCGGCAGCCCTGGCTGCTGCCCGCCGCGCTGCTCGCGTTCGTGGCCGCGTCCAGCTCGGTGTACGTGCTCAACGACTGGCTGGACCGCGAGCGCGACCGGCTGCACCCGACCAAGCGGGAGCGCCCGATCGCCAGCGGACGGGTCGGCCCTGGGCTGGCGCTGCTGCTGGGCGCGGCCTGCCTGGCGGTGATCGGCGCCGCGGTCGTGGTGCTGCCGCCGCTCGCGGGCGCCGCCGTGGCCGCCTACCTGGTGCTGAACCTGCTGTACTGCCTGGTGCTCAAGCACCACGCGCTGGTCGACATCAGCGTGGTGGCCTTCGGGTTCGTGCTGCGCGCGGCGGCCGGGTGCCTGGCCGTGGGCGCGCCGTTCAGCCCGACGCTCATCGCCTGCGTCTACTGCGTGTGCCTGCTGCTGTCGCTGGGCAAGCGCAGGCACGAGCTGGCCGCCGTGGCCAGCGCGGGCGACGCCGCCGTCACCCGCCCCGCGCTGGCGGGCTACTCGGTGCCGCTGCTGGACCAGCTGATGGCGGTGCTGGTCGGCTCCACGCTGATCACCTACTTCCTGCACCTGCTGGAGGCCGGACGTCCCGAGGGCGCGCTGCTCGCCGTGCTCACCCTCCCGTTCGCGGTGTTCGCGCTGGCCCGCTACCTGCAGCTGGTCACGGTCGGCCGCAGCGGCGGCGAACCGGGCCGGGACGTGCTGCGCGACGTGCCCCTGCTGGTCAACGCCGGGCTGTGGCTGGTGCTCCTGGCCGCCGGTCGGCTGTTCTGA
- a CDS encoding lysylphosphatidylglycerol synthase domain-containing protein → MSATATPAPPLWRARALALLRRTWVRRATTALVVLMCAGFLGRSLAADREAAGAALGRLGPWLLPALLAALVGLWLTALSWREPLQALSRPLGRLFAVKLFAAGSLGKYVPGVMWSIVLQTRLAASSGITVLHFTATFGLYAAVSLATGAALGLPTLLRYVHGGWTALGAAALAAVALLVLPWALAVAVRLVRRLPALARRLVEVPQDVLSRAVWLCSVSWVVTGLHLWLLVVALGADPVAALLPCVGGFALATSVASLVVVVPDGIGVREALLAVSLATLLPPAEAVAAAAASRLVLAAADVVAFACGSVTARRRTPGPDEGRPHDPREEAPCSPPPTATRS, encoded by the coding sequence GTGAGCGCCACCGCAACGCCCGCCCCACCGCTGTGGCGGGCCCGCGCCCTCGCCCTCCTGCGCCGCACCTGGGTGCGGCGCGCCACCACCGCGCTGGTCGTGCTGATGTGCGCCGGGTTCCTCGGCCGCTCGCTCGCCGCCGACCGCGAGGCCGCGGGCGCCGCCCTCGGCAGGCTCGGCCCGTGGCTGCTGCCCGCGCTGCTGGCCGCGCTGGTCGGGCTGTGGCTGACCGCGCTGTCCTGGCGGGAACCGCTGCAGGCGCTGTCCCGGCCGCTGGGCAGGCTGTTCGCGGTGAAGCTGTTCGCGGCGGGCAGCCTCGGCAAGTACGTGCCGGGGGTGATGTGGTCGATCGTCCTGCAGACCAGGCTCGCGGCGTCCTCGGGCATCACGGTCCTCCACTTCACCGCCACCTTCGGCCTGTACGCCGCCGTGTCGCTGGCCACCGGCGCGGCGCTCGGCCTGCCCACCCTGCTGCGCTACGTCCACGGCGGCTGGACGGCGCTCGGCGCGGCGGCGCTGGCGGCCGTGGCGCTGCTGGTGCTGCCGTGGGCGCTGGCCGTGGCGGTGCGCCTGGTGCGCAGGCTGCCCGCGCTGGCCAGGCGGCTGGTCGAGGTCCCCCAAGACGTGCTGAGCCGCGCGGTGTGGCTGTGCTCGGTGTCCTGGGTGGTCACGGGGCTGCACCTGTGGCTGCTGGTGGTCGCGCTGGGCGCCGACCCGGTCGCGGCGCTGCTGCCCTGCGTCGGCGGGTTCGCGCTGGCCACGTCGGTGGCGAGCCTGGTCGTGGTGGTCCCGGACGGCATCGGCGTGCGGGAGGCGCTGCTGGCCGTCTCGCTCGCCACGCTCCTGCCACCGGCGGAGGCGGTCGCCGCCGCGGCGGCCAGCAGGCTCGTGCTCGCCGCCGCCGACGTGGTCGCCTTCGCCTGCGGTAGCGTCACCGCCCGCCGCCGCACCCCCGGCCCCGACGAGGGCCGTCCCCACGATCCACGAGAGGAAGCTCCATGCTCACCACCGCCTACGGCGACGAGGTCTTAA
- a CDS encoding NAD-dependent epimerase/dehydratase family protein, whose product MTPAEGAGNGQLPARIAVTGAAGVLGSQLVSSLRAQGVEVRAFDLRPIEPAPGLVPFTGDIRDQAAVARAVAGADALVHCASALPSYPAADIRSIVVEGTTTVLEAARVARVPRVLHVSSTAVYGLPKIVPTTEEHPREPVDTYSGAKAEAEVVADRYRAGGMLLPVLRPKTFLGPGRMGLFDMLYQWAEEGRNFPVLGRGDVRIQMLALSDLVDAVQTVLTAPADRVNDTFNVGAARFGTLREDFQAVLDAAGHGKRVRSIPGRPAVAVLSALERTGMSPVYGRLLFKLLADSYVSVDKIRDRLGFTPRMSNQDAILQTYDWWRGARAAASTRSSGATGRTSQEPWKQGALSLAKVFF is encoded by the coding sequence GTGACTCCGGCTGAAGGCGCGGGCAACGGGCAGCTGCCCGCCAGGATCGCGGTCACCGGCGCGGCCGGGGTGCTCGGCTCCCAGCTGGTGAGCAGCCTGCGGGCGCAGGGCGTGGAGGTGCGCGCCTTCGACCTGCGGCCGATCGAGCCCGCGCCGGGGCTGGTGCCGTTCACCGGCGACATCCGCGACCAGGCCGCCGTGGCGCGGGCCGTGGCGGGCGCCGACGCCCTGGTGCACTGCGCCTCCGCGCTGCCCAGCTACCCGGCGGCCGACATCCGCTCGATCGTGGTCGAGGGCACCACGACGGTGCTGGAGGCCGCCCGCGTCGCCCGCGTCCCGCGCGTGCTGCACGTGTCGTCCACCGCAGTCTACGGGCTGCCCAAGATCGTGCCCACGACCGAGGAGCACCCGCGCGAGCCCGTCGACACCTACAGCGGCGCGAAGGCCGAGGCCGAGGTCGTCGCCGACCGGTACCGGGCGGGCGGGATGCTGCTGCCGGTGCTGCGGCCCAAGACCTTCCTCGGGCCCGGCCGGATGGGGCTGTTCGACATGCTCTACCAGTGGGCCGAGGAGGGCCGGAACTTCCCGGTGCTCGGCCGCGGCGACGTGCGCATCCAGATGCTCGCGCTGTCCGACCTGGTGGACGCGGTGCAGACCGTGCTCACCGCGCCCGCCGACCGCGTCAACGACACGTTCAACGTCGGCGCCGCCCGGTTCGGCACGCTCCGCGAGGACTTCCAGGCCGTGCTGGACGCCGCCGGGCACGGCAAGCGCGTCCGCTCCATCCCCGGCCGCCCGGCGGTCGCGGTGCTCAGCGCCCTGGAGCGCACGGGCATGTCCCCGGTGTACGGGCGGCTGCTGTTCAAGCTGCTCGCCGACTCCTACGTCAGCGTGGACAAGATCCGCGACCGGCTCGGCTTCACGCCGAGGATGTCCAACCAGGACGCCATCCTGCAGACCTACGACTGGTGGCGCGGCGCGCGCGCCGCGGCGAGCACCAGGTCGTCCGGCGCGACCGGCCGCACCAGCCAGGAGCCGTGGAAGCAGGGCGCGCTGTCGCTGGCCAAGGTCTTCTTCTGA
- a CDS encoding acyltransferase family protein, with protein sequence MSLLHKPRSAAEKLPAPPTGPAAHDKLPSLTGLRFVAAFVVFGFHVDAMGLFEGTALDAPVHAVFGQGATGVGFFFLLSGFVLTWSARPGTTARASWRRRAAKVLPNHVVVWLLALAALVVTGGGAPALPSLVGLPLLQAWIPVQDVYFGVNTPAWSLSCEVAFYAAFPLLLRWVTGVRPSRLWPLAGALVAAVLLVPVLATPMPGELEYWFVYVFPVTRGLEFALGVVLARVVKAGLWLPLPLWLAGALSVAAYALSSRLPDSFGYVAGTVVPLALLIPAAAVADLRGSRSPLRGQSPVLLGEISFAFYLLHQLILRVAESLLPLGGLTAAGALLMTGLLLLASLAAAWLLHRWVEQPAMRLLTANRARV encoded by the coding sequence TTGTCACTGTTACACAAGCCCCGCAGTGCCGCAGAAAAACTCCCCGCTCCCCCGACCGGACCGGCCGCGCACGACAAGCTCCCCTCCCTCACCGGCCTCCGCTTCGTCGCCGCCTTCGTGGTCTTCGGCTTCCACGTCGACGCCATGGGCCTGTTCGAGGGCACCGCCCTCGACGCCCCCGTGCACGCCGTGTTCGGGCAGGGCGCCACCGGGGTCGGGTTCTTCTTCCTGCTGTCCGGTTTCGTGCTGACCTGGTCCGCCCGCCCCGGCACGACGGCCCGCGCGTCCTGGCGGCGTCGGGCGGCGAAGGTGCTGCCCAACCACGTGGTGGTGTGGCTGCTCGCGCTGGCCGCCCTGGTGGTGACCGGCGGGGGCGCGCCCGCGCTGCCGTCGCTGGTGGGGTTGCCGCTGCTCCAGGCGTGGATCCCGGTGCAGGACGTGTACTTCGGCGTCAACACCCCGGCCTGGTCGCTGTCCTGCGAGGTCGCGTTCTACGCGGCGTTCCCGCTGCTGCTGCGCTGGGTGACCGGCGTCCGCCCGAGCCGCCTGTGGCCGCTGGCGGGCGCGCTGGTGGCCGCGGTCCTCCTGGTGCCGGTGCTGGCGACGCCGATGCCGGGCGAGCTGGAGTACTGGTTCGTCTACGTCTTCCCGGTGACCAGGGGCCTGGAGTTCGCGCTGGGCGTGGTGCTGGCCCGCGTCGTGAAGGCGGGTCTGTGGCTGCCGCTGCCGCTGTGGCTGGCGGGCGCGCTGTCGGTGGCCGCCTACGCGCTGTCGAGCCGGCTGCCGGACAGCTTCGGCTACGTCGCCGGCACCGTGGTCCCGCTGGCGCTGCTCATCCCGGCGGCGGCCGTGGCCGACCTGCGGGGCAGCCGCTCGCCCCTGCGCGGGCAGTCCCCGGTGCTGCTGGGCGAGATCTCGTTCGCCTTCTACCTGCTGCACCAGCTCATCCTGCGGGTCGCGGAGTCCCTGCTGCCGCTGGGCGGGCTGACGGCGGCGGGCGCGCTGCTGATGACCGGCCTGCTGCTCCTGGCCTCGCTCGCGGCGGCCTGGCTGCTGCACCGCTGGGTGGAGCAGCCCGCGATGCGCCTGCTCACCGCGAACCGCGCGCGGGTGTGA
- a CDS encoding aldo/keto reductase, with the protein MLTTAYGDEVLTRLRGTRVALGTMYFGTTVDEATSRAILDRFAERGGRVVDTANCYAFWAPGGTGEESELLIGRWLADTGARDEVLLTSKVGCLPDPLDGPFPESAEGLDPSVIHKQFALSAERLGTDRIDVYLTHGDDPKTPLEQSAGALSELVRDGRVGVIGASNSDPETLRGNAELAASSDGIAPARVIQVRHSYLWPDPSFDIRPQRPLNAEMVAHAREHGIVLQGYSPLLQGALTKPDKELSPEYRDEVNERRLAHLREQAERLGVTANQLSLAWMAGAGAGFPVMPVLGVSSVAQLDEALDGIELELPAEVRAALDAQAPLGAL; encoded by the coding sequence ATGCTCACCACCGCCTACGGCGACGAGGTCTTAACCCGACTGCGCGGCACCAGGGTGGCGCTCGGCACCATGTACTTCGGCACCACCGTCGACGAGGCCACCTCCAGGGCGATCCTCGACCGGTTCGCCGAGCGCGGCGGCCGGGTCGTCGACACCGCCAACTGCTACGCGTTCTGGGCCCCCGGCGGCACCGGCGAGGAGTCCGAGCTGCTCATCGGCCGCTGGCTCGCCGACACCGGCGCCCGCGACGAGGTGCTGCTGACCAGCAAGGTCGGCTGCCTGCCCGACCCGCTCGACGGCCCGTTCCCGGAGTCCGCCGAGGGCCTGGACCCCAGCGTGATCCACAAGCAGTTCGCGCTCAGCGCCGAGCGCCTGGGCACCGACCGCATCGACGTCTACCTGACCCACGGCGACGACCCGAAGACCCCGCTGGAGCAGTCGGCGGGCGCGCTGTCCGAGCTGGTCCGCGACGGCCGCGTCGGCGTGATCGGCGCCAGCAACTCGGACCCGGAGACGTTGCGCGGCAACGCGGAGCTGGCCGCGTCCTCGGACGGCATCGCCCCGGCGCGGGTGATCCAGGTGCGGCACTCCTACCTGTGGCCGGACCCGTCGTTCGACATCCGCCCGCAGCGCCCGCTCAACGCGGAGATGGTCGCGCACGCCCGCGAGCACGGCATCGTGCTCCAGGGCTACTCGCCGCTGCTGCAGGGCGCGCTGACCAAGCCGGACAAGGAGCTGTCGCCGGAGTACCGCGACGAGGTCAACGAGCGGCGGCTGGCGCACCTGCGCGAGCAGGCCGAGCGGTTGGGCGTCACCGCGAACCAGCTGTCCCTGGCGTGGATGGCGGGCGCCGGGGCCGGGTTCCCGGTGATGCCGGTGCTGGGCGTGAGCAGCGTGGCGCAGCTGGACGAGGCGCTCGACGGGATCGAGCTGGAGCTGCCCGCCGAGGTCCGCGCGGCGCTCGACGCCCAGGCCCCGCTGGGCGCGCTCTGA
- a CDS encoding endonuclease/exonuclease/phosphatase family protein — protein MSTTDPAVVPRPSTDPPDAENPNVPPLNSDEPAARPRWCLGTRLVVAATAAWSLFLLLHVVLTGRWWVWFLLEAVPPVALVAVPALLLAVMPLARPVRRRLTPLLLALLLAGGYLAGVGPGWRGDTGPAGPGDARISVVSWNSDYWEMADDPEAFYAFLREKDADVYLLQEYLHWEGEGPILIDHLDRLRAEFPGYQAVVEGELLTLTRLPIAATHSRDVPSTDDAWYWQGRKAQRTDLRVGDRVLSVYNAHFPVPFRVGDNPLGSRFWNFLAKQHDWRTRELAELRADLAANPNTSVVAGDFNSPWMGSLLGLDGATTHSPGDGPLPAFSWPLADYPVPRVWRLDWLFTTGGASVPDYRFTASPGFSDHAVQEFTLVVRDAG, from the coding sequence ATGTCCACCACCGATCCGGCCGTCGTCCCGAGGCCGTCCACCGACCCCCCTGACGCCGAGAACCCGAACGTCCCACCGCTGAACTCCGATGAGCCCGCCGCCCGCCCGCGCTGGTGCTTGGGCACCCGGCTGGTCGTGGCCGCCACCGCCGCGTGGTCGCTCTTCCTGCTCCTGCACGTGGTCCTGACCGGCCGCTGGTGGGTGTGGTTCCTGCTGGAGGCCGTGCCCCCGGTGGCGCTGGTCGCCGTCCCCGCACTGCTGCTGGCCGTCATGCCGCTGGCCCGCCCGGTCCGCCGCCGCCTCACCCCGCTCCTGCTGGCGCTGCTGCTCGCGGGCGGCTACCTGGCGGGCGTCGGCCCCGGCTGGCGCGGCGACACCGGCCCCGCCGGACCCGGTGACGCGCGGATCTCCGTCGTCTCCTGGAACAGCGACTACTGGGAGATGGCCGACGACCCCGAGGCGTTCTACGCGTTCCTGCGGGAGAAGGACGCCGACGTCTACCTCCTGCAGGAGTACCTGCACTGGGAGGGCGAGGGCCCGATCCTGATCGACCACCTGGACCGGCTGCGCGCCGAGTTCCCCGGCTACCAGGCCGTGGTGGAGGGCGAGCTGCTCACCCTGACCCGGCTGCCCATCGCCGCCACGCACTCCCGCGACGTGCCGTCCACCGACGACGCCTGGTACTGGCAGGGCCGCAAGGCGCAGCGCACCGACCTGCGCGTCGGCGACCGGGTGCTGTCGGTCTACAACGCCCACTTCCCGGTCCCGTTCCGGGTCGGCGACAACCCGCTGGGCAGCCGGTTCTGGAACTTCCTGGCCAAGCAGCACGACTGGCGCACCCGCGAGCTGGCCGAGCTGCGCGCCGACCTCGCGGCCAACCCGAACACCTCCGTCGTGGCGGGCGACTTCAACTCGCCCTGGATGGGGAGCCTGCTCGGTCTCGACGGCGCGACCACGCACTCACCCGGAGACGGCCCGCTGCCCGCGTTCTCCTGGCCGCTGGCCGACTACCCGGTCCCCCGCGTGTGGCGCCTGGACTGGCTGTTCACCACCGGCGGGGCCTCGGTCCCGGACTACCGGTTCACCGCCAGCCCCGGTTTCTCCGACCACGCGGTCCAGGAGTTCACCCTCGTCGTCCGCGACGCGGGCTGA